Proteins encoded together in one Streptomyces sp. NBC_01216 window:
- a CDS encoding multifunctional oxoglutarate decarboxylase/oxoglutarate dehydrogenase thiamine pyrophosphate-binding subunit/dihydrolipoyllysine-residue succinyltransferase subunit has product MSSQSPSNSSSPSLRAGGTPITGQDGQGQNPATAFGANEWLVDEIYQQYLEDPHSVDRAWWDFFADYKPGSSETPAAAGAAGAAPSSPATPSAPAAPQAGPAQAAPAPTPARPAAVAPAPAKPAPAPAKAPAPAPAPAAKAPAAATAGPELITLRGPAAAVAKNMNASLEVPTATSVRAVPVKLLFDNRIVINNHLKRARGGKISFTHLIGYAMVQAIKAMPSMNHSFAEKDGKPTLIKPEHVNFGLAIDLVKPNGDRQLVVAGIKKAETLNFFEFWQAYEDIVKRARVGKLTMEDFSGVTVSLTNPGGLGTVHSVPRLMPGQSVIMGVGSMDYPAEFQGTSQDTLNKLGISKVMTLTSTYDHRVIQGAASGEFLRVVANFLLGENGFYDDIFKALRIPYEPVRWLKDIDASHDDDVTKAARVFELIHSYRVRGHVMADTDPLEYRQRKHPDLDITEHGLTLWDLERDFAVGGFAGKSMMKLRDILGVLRDSYCRTTGVEFMHIQDPKQRKWIQDRVERTHSKPEREEQLRILRRLNAAEAFETFLQTKYVGQKRFSLEGGESVIPLLDAVIDSAAESRLDEVVIGMAHRGRLNVLANIVGKSYAQIFREFEGNLDPKSMHGSGDVKYHLGASGTFTGLDGEQIKVSLVANPSHLEAVDPVLEGVVRAKQDVINKGGTDFTVLPVALHGDAAFAGQGVVAETLNMSQLRGYRTGGTVHIVINNQVGFTAAPESSRSSMYATDVARMIEAPIFHVNGDDPEAVVRVARLAFEFRQTFNKDVVIDLICYRRRGHNEGDNPQFTNPQMYNLIDKKRSVRKLYTESLIGRGDITLEEAEQALQDFQGQLEKVFAEVREATSAPAPAHVPDPQPEFPVTVTTAVSQEVVKRIAESQVNVPERITVHPRLMPQMQRRAASVDDGTIDWGFGETLAIGSLLMEGTPVRLSGQDSRRGTFGQRHAVLVDQETGEDYTPLLYLTDDQAHYNVYDSLLSEYAAMGFEYGYSLARPDSLVVWEAQFGDFVNGAQTVVDEFISSAEQKWGQTSGVTLLLPHGYEGQGPDHSSARPERFLQMCAQDNMTVAMPTLPSNYFHLLRWQVHNPHHKPLIVFTPKSMLRLKAAASKVEEFTTGGFRPVIGDDSVNPADVRKVVFCAGKVYYDLEAERQKRGVTDTAIIRLERLYPLPGAEVQAEIAKYPNAEKYLWAQEEPANQGAWPFIALNLIDHLDLAVGADIPQGERLRRISRPHSSSPAVGSAKRHQAEQQQLANEVFDA; this is encoded by the coding sequence GTGTCGTCTCAGTCCCCCAGTAACTCGAGCTCCCCCAGCCTCCGGGCGGGTGGTACCCCCATCACGGGCCAAGACGGGCAGGGTCAGAACCCTGCGACCGCCTTCGGCGCCAATGAGTGGCTCGTCGACGAGATCTACCAGCAGTACCTCGAGGACCCTCATTCGGTCGATCGTGCCTGGTGGGACTTCTTCGCCGACTACAAGCCCGGCTCGTCGGAGACTCCCGCCGCCGCGGGGGCGGCCGGAGCCGCGCCGAGCTCCCCGGCCACTCCGAGCGCGCCGGCCGCTCCGCAGGCGGGTCCCGCACAGGCCGCGCCTGCGCCGACCCCGGCCCGGCCCGCCGCGGTCGCGCCGGCGCCCGCGAAGCCCGCCCCGGCTCCGGCCAAGGCTCCCGCTCCCGCTCCCGCTCCCGCCGCCAAGGCTCCGGCCGCCGCCACCGCCGGACCCGAGCTGATCACGCTGCGCGGCCCCGCCGCCGCGGTCGCGAAGAACATGAACGCCTCGCTGGAGGTGCCGACGGCCACGTCCGTCCGCGCCGTCCCGGTGAAGCTGCTCTTCGACAACCGGATCGTGATCAACAACCACCTCAAGCGCGCCCGGGGCGGGAAGATCTCCTTCACGCACCTGATCGGCTACGCGATGGTGCAGGCGATCAAGGCCATGCCGTCGATGAACCACTCCTTCGCGGAGAAGGACGGCAAGCCGACCCTGATCAAGCCGGAGCACGTGAACTTCGGTCTCGCGATCGACCTGGTGAAGCCGAACGGCGACCGCCAGCTCGTCGTCGCGGGCATCAAGAAGGCCGAGACGCTGAACTTCTTCGAGTTCTGGCAGGCATACGAGGACATCGTCAAGCGCGCCCGGGTCGGCAAGCTCACGATGGAGGACTTCTCCGGCGTCACGGTCTCGCTGACCAACCCCGGCGGCCTCGGCACCGTCCACTCCGTGCCCCGCCTGATGCCCGGACAGTCCGTGATCATGGGCGTCGGCTCGATGGACTACCCGGCCGAGTTCCAGGGCACTTCCCAGGACACCCTGAACAAGCTGGGCATCTCGAAGGTCATGACGCTGACCTCGACGTACGACCACCGGGTCATCCAGGGCGCCGCCTCCGGCGAGTTCCTGCGCGTCGTCGCCAACTTCCTCCTCGGCGAGAACGGCTTCTACGACGACATCTTCAAGGCCCTGCGCATCCCCTACGAGCCGGTGCGCTGGCTCAAGGACATCGACGCCTCGCACGACGACGACGTCACCAAGGCCGCCCGGGTCTTCGAGCTGATCCACTCCTACCGGGTCCGCGGCCACGTCATGGCCGACACCGACCCGCTGGAGTACCGCCAGCGCAAGCACCCCGATCTGGACATCACCGAGCACGGTCTCACCCTGTGGGACCTGGAGCGCGACTTCGCGGTGGGCGGTTTCGCCGGCAAGTCGATGATGAAGCTCCGCGACATCCTCGGCGTCCTGCGCGACTCGTACTGCCGCACCACCGGCGTCGAGTTCATGCACATCCAGGACCCGAAGCAGCGCAAGTGGATCCAGGACCGCGTCGAGCGCACGCACTCCAAGCCGGAGCGCGAGGAGCAGCTGCGTATCCTGCGCCGGCTGAACGCCGCGGAGGCATTCGAGACCTTCCTCCAGACCAAGTACGTCGGTCAGAAGCGGTTCTCGCTGGAGGGCGGCGAGTCCGTCATCCCGCTGCTCGACGCGGTCATCGACTCCGCCGCCGAGTCCCGGCTGGACGAGGTCGTCATCGGCATGGCCCACCGCGGCCGGCTGAACGTCCTCGCCAACATCGTCGGAAAGTCCTACGCGCAGATCTTCCGCGAGTTCGAGGGCAACCTCGACCCGAAGTCGATGCACGGCTCCGGCGACGTGAAGTACCACCTGGGCGCTTCGGGCACCTTCACGGGCCTGGACGGTGAGCAGATCAAGGTCTCGCTGGTCGCCAACCCCTCGCACCTGGAGGCCGTCGACCCGGTCCTGGAGGGTGTCGTCCGCGCCAAGCAGGACGTCATCAACAAGGGCGGCACGGACTTCACCGTCCTGCCCGTCGCCCTGCACGGCGACGCGGCCTTCGCCGGCCAGGGTGTGGTCGCCGAGACGCTGAACATGTCGCAGCTGCGCGGCTACCGCACCGGCGGCACGGTCCACATCGTCATCAACAACCAGGTCGGCTTCACCGCGGCCCCGGAATCCTCGCGTTCCTCGATGTACGCGACCGACGTGGCCCGCATGATCGAGGCGCCGATCTTCCACGTGAACGGCGACGACCCGGAGGCCGTGGTCCGTGTCGCGCGGCTCGCCTTCGAGTTCCGCCAGACGTTCAACAAGGACGTCGTGATCGACCTCATCTGCTACCGCCGCCGCGGTCACAACGAGGGCGACAACCCGCAGTTCACCAACCCGCAGATGTACAACCTGATCGACAAGAAGCGTTCGGTGCGCAAGCTGTACACCGAGTCGCTCATCGGTCGCGGCGACATCACGCTGGAAGAGGCGGAGCAGGCGCTCCAGGACTTCCAGGGCCAGCTGGAGAAGGTCTTCGCCGAGGTCCGCGAGGCCACCTCCGCGCCGGCCCCGGCGCACGTCCCGGACCCGCAGCCGGAGTTCCCGGTCACGGTCACCACCGCGGTCTCCCAGGAGGTCGTGAAGCGGATCGCCGAGTCCCAGGTCAACGTCCCGGAGCGGATCACGGTCCACCCGCGTCTGATGCCGCAGATGCAGCGTCGCGCGGCGTCCGTCGACGACGGCACGATCGACTGGGGCTTCGGCGAGACCCTCGCCATCGGCTCGCTGCTGATGGAGGGCACCCCGGTCCGGCTGTCCGGCCAGGACTCGCGCCGTGGCACCTTCGGCCAGCGCCACGCGGTCCTGGTGGACCAGGAGACCGGTGAGGACTACACCCCGCTGCTCTACCTGACCGACGACCAGGCCCACTACAACGTCTACGACTCGCTGCTCAGCGAGTACGCGGCGATGGGCTTCGAGTACGGCTACTCGCTGGCCCGCCCGGACTCCCTGGTCGTCTGGGAGGCCCAGTTCGGTGACTTCGTCAACGGCGCCCAGACCGTCGTCGACGAGTTCATCTCCTCGGCCGAGCAGAAGTGGGGCCAGACCTCCGGCGTCACGCTGCTCCTGCCGCACGGCTACGAGGGCCAGGGCCCGGACCACTCGTCCGCCCGCCCGGAGCGCTTCCTGCAGATGTGCGCGCAGGACAACATGACGGTCGCCATGCCGACCCTGCCGTCGAACTACTTCCACCTGCTGCGCTGGCAGGTCCACAACCCGCACCACAAGCCGCTCATCGTCTTCACGCCGAAGTCGATGCTGCGTCTGAAGGCCGCGGCGTCGAAGGTGGAGGAGTTCACCACTGGCGGCTTCCGCCCGGTGATCGGCGACGACTCGGTGAACCCGGCCGATGTCCGCAAGGTCGTCTTCTGCGCGGGCAAGGTCTACTACGACCTGGAGGCCGAGCGGCAGAAGCGCGGTGTCACGGACACGGCGATCATCCGTCTGGAGCGCCTGTACCCGCTGCCGGGTGCCGAGGTCCAGGCCGAGATCGCCAAGTACCCGAACGCCGAGAAGTACCTGTGGGCGCAGGAGGAGCCGGCGAACCAGGGTGCCTGGCCGTTCATCGCGCTCAACCTGATCGACCACCTGGACCTGGCGGTCGGCGCCGACATCCCGCAGGGCGAGCGCCTGCGCCGGATCTCGCGTCCGCACTCCTCGTCCCCGGCGGTCGGTTCGGCCAAGCGTCACCAGGCCGAGCAGCAGCAGCTGGCCAACGAGGTCTTCGACGCCTGA
- the fxsT gene encoding FxSxx-COOH system tetratricopeptide repeat protein: protein MAEQRPGGGAVDSGRAAPEHVLVVFPGYHRPWAAWLGQRLEAQGVRVTLQRWDPPREVALEDSLGDLLLARGRVLLVLNDWFFDIGPRPAGEWNDVLRGFVAAHADRFAAVNLTNRPLLPATAVLEPVSLWGVGEDEAEARLFSRLGIEPRRSAARRLPSGAKVRYPDTPPEVWGEVPRRNSRFTGRDDLLTTLQERLMDAERGNAACTLLGMSGIGKTQIAAEYAHRFSPDYDVIWWVNSDDRNVQRDRFGELAAELRLASGNEPGERIRAVREALRRGDPHARWLVVFDGWDDTDGAPVLLPHGPGHVLITSRNRAWGDHTDVVEVPGFDRAESTAYLMRRAPHITAPQADEVAAEFGDVPLPLVQAASWLGESGMEVPEYLRMVRDGRLSTVDEPSAGDGFPHASLTSWSILINRLRRSQPQAIDVLSLCASFAPGRIPLGIVRAYPQAELPEDLRWMATDLPAWTRALDTLVNYSVLTRESRGPATSVEMEPHQESVHMHRLVHDIVARLTDGEHRDAHRRAVRTLIAEADPGNPMDSRHWPRYAELLPHLEPSGALSSRAPRIQSAVLNCLRYCFRSAEFRAGVRLAEKIREHWSTFMEPLAPAMLELTTQEGNILRSHGRFRDAYELDLALRRRLDAAPDRDELGSLRSTVAIASDLRFLGQYRESERIQRACLAESRRLLGETEFLTLVARHNLGVVLRMLGRYQEAYDEDVESLSRSESLLRARHAHSLNSSNAVAQDLRLLGRYREALARQEANVRVHVQVLGAQHLQTLYARSQLALCRRREGGFQQDLGATMASLLEQLEQVHGRGHYVTLSSINNYANYLREHGDLDHARELSNEAEAGYRALLGPAHPVATGVLANTALVMQAAGERADAMVMMEGALAGLTATLGPDHPWVLGCALNATAARNFNGRVADAAELSRDTLRRARHALGNEHPLTLSCQVALATDLRGLREVEEAAKIEEDALLTLTRTLGAQHPHTLSARQRNRPYWDFEANLG, encoded by the coding sequence ATGGCGGAACAACGGCCGGGCGGTGGAGCGGTGGACAGCGGCAGGGCCGCCCCCGAACACGTCCTCGTGGTCTTCCCCGGCTACCACCGACCGTGGGCGGCCTGGCTCGGCCAGCGCCTCGAAGCACAGGGCGTCCGCGTCACCCTCCAACGTTGGGACCCGCCCCGCGAGGTGGCGCTGGAGGACTCGCTCGGCGACCTGCTGCTCGCCCGGGGCCGTGTCCTCCTGGTCCTCAACGACTGGTTCTTCGACATCGGCCCCCGCCCCGCGGGCGAGTGGAACGACGTGCTGCGCGGCTTCGTCGCCGCACACGCCGACCGCTTCGCGGCCGTCAACCTCACCAACAGGCCCCTCCTCCCCGCCACCGCCGTCCTCGAGCCGGTCAGCCTCTGGGGCGTCGGGGAGGACGAGGCCGAGGCACGGCTGTTCAGCAGGCTCGGCATCGAACCCCGCCGCTCCGCCGCCCGCCGCCTGCCGTCCGGCGCGAAGGTCCGCTACCCCGACACCCCACCCGAGGTCTGGGGCGAGGTCCCGCGCCGCAACTCCCGCTTCACCGGCCGCGACGATCTCCTGACCACCCTCCAGGAACGGCTCATGGACGCCGAACGCGGCAACGCGGCCTGCACCCTCCTCGGCATGTCCGGCATCGGCAAGACCCAGATCGCCGCCGAGTACGCCCACCGCTTCAGCCCCGACTACGACGTGATCTGGTGGGTCAACTCCGACGACCGCAACGTCCAGCGCGACCGCTTCGGCGAACTCGCCGCCGAACTCCGCCTGGCCAGCGGCAACGAGCCCGGCGAACGCATCCGGGCGGTCCGCGAGGCCCTGCGCCGCGGCGACCCGCACGCCCGCTGGCTCGTCGTCTTCGACGGATGGGACGACACCGACGGCGCGCCCGTACTGCTGCCGCACGGCCCCGGCCACGTCCTGATCACCTCACGCAACCGCGCCTGGGGCGACCACACCGACGTCGTCGAGGTCCCCGGCTTCGACCGCGCCGAGTCCACCGCCTACCTGATGCGCCGCGCACCCCACATCACCGCGCCCCAGGCCGACGAGGTCGCCGCCGAGTTCGGCGACGTCCCGCTCCCGCTCGTCCAGGCCGCCTCCTGGCTCGGCGAGTCCGGCATGGAGGTCCCCGAGTACCTGCGCATGGTCCGCGACGGCCGGCTGTCCACGGTGGACGAACCCTCCGCCGGCGACGGCTTCCCCCACGCCTCGCTGACCTCCTGGTCGATACTGATCAACCGGCTCCGCCGCTCCCAGCCCCAGGCCATCGACGTCCTCAGCCTGTGCGCCTCCTTCGCCCCCGGCCGGATCCCGCTCGGCATCGTCCGCGCCTACCCCCAGGCCGAACTGCCCGAGGACCTGCGCTGGATGGCCACCGACCTGCCCGCCTGGACCCGGGCCCTGGACACCCTGGTCAACTACTCGGTGCTCACCCGCGAGTCCCGCGGACCCGCCACCAGCGTCGAGATGGAACCTCACCAGGAGTCCGTGCACATGCACCGGCTCGTCCACGACATCGTCGCCCGCCTCACCGACGGCGAGCACCGCGACGCGCACCGCAGGGCCGTCCGCACCCTGATCGCCGAGGCCGATCCCGGCAACCCCATGGACAGCCGCCACTGGCCCCGCTACGCCGAACTCCTCCCGCACCTGGAGCCCTCCGGCGCACTCTCCAGCCGGGCCCCGCGCATCCAGTCCGCCGTCCTCAACTGCCTCCGCTACTGCTTCCGCAGCGCCGAGTTCCGCGCCGGCGTCCGCCTCGCCGAGAAGATCCGGGAGCACTGGTCCACCTTCATGGAACCGCTCGCCCCCGCCATGCTGGAGCTGACCACGCAGGAAGGCAACATCCTGCGCTCCCACGGTCGCTTCCGGGACGCCTACGAACTCGACCTCGCCCTGCGCCGACGGCTCGACGCGGCCCCCGACCGCGACGAACTCGGCTCGCTGCGCTCCACCGTCGCCATCGCCAGCGACCTGCGCTTCCTCGGCCAGTACCGCGAGTCCGAACGCATCCAGCGCGCCTGCCTCGCCGAGTCGCGGCGCCTCCTCGGCGAGACCGAGTTCCTCACCCTCGTCGCCCGCCACAACCTGGGCGTCGTCCTGCGGATGCTCGGCCGCTACCAGGAGGCGTACGACGAGGACGTCGAATCGCTGTCCCGCAGCGAGAGCCTGCTACGCGCCCGCCACGCCCACAGCCTCAACTCCAGCAACGCCGTCGCCCAGGACCTCCGGCTGCTCGGCCGCTACCGTGAGGCCCTGGCTCGCCAGGAGGCCAACGTCCGGGTCCACGTCCAGGTCCTCGGCGCCCAGCACCTCCAGACCCTGTACGCCCGCTCCCAACTCGCCCTGTGCCGCCGCCGTGAGGGCGGCTTCCAGCAGGACCTCGGCGCCACCATGGCGAGCCTGCTCGAACAACTGGAACAGGTCCACGGCCGCGGCCACTACGTGACCCTGTCCTCCATCAACAACTACGCCAACTACCTCCGCGAGCACGGCGACCTCGACCACGCCCGCGAACTCAGCAACGAGGCCGAGGCCGGCTACCGCGCCCTCCTCGGCCCCGCCCACCCCGTGGCCACCGGCGTCCTCGCCAACACCGCCCTCGTCATGCAGGCGGCCGGAGAACGCGCCGACGCCATGGTGATGATGGAGGGCGCGCTCGCCGGGCTGACCGCCACCCTGGGCCCCGACCATCCCTGGGTCCTGGGCTGCGCGCTCAACGCCACCGCCGCCCGCAACTTCAACGGCCGGGTGGCGGACGCCGCCGAACTCAGCCGGGACACCCTCCGGCGCGCCCGGCACGCCCTGGGCAACGAGCACCCCCTCACCCTCTCCTGCCAGGTCGCGCTCGCCACCGACCTCCGCGGCCTGCGCGAGGTCGAGGAGGCCGCGAAGATCGAGGAGGACGCGCTGCTCACCCTCACCCGGACGCTCGGCGCGCAGCACCCGCACACGCTCTCCGCCCGCCAGCGCAACCGCCCCTACTGGGACTTCGAGGCCAACCTCGGCTGA
- a CDS encoding HEXXH motif domain-containing protein: protein MRLPPPSSAVLGALARTRPASEGTALLRSALRARRLVLLKSLLVRARRDRDAVDPTVLRRFETSWHLLEQTERRHPGVVRDLLDYPTTGVWLAVALAGPTGPAFDRHLDRLEVLAVTGALRAGRPLDLAVEAPDGLLSLPGVGRLRLPSAGPVRIRARSRVVRLHAEGGSPAAPTVLLLTDRRAGTLVGRGPAWTGLPLLPGSTARLDDLDPYRVPPGGFGDPLRRAADHTDTDRPGWVAHWRDAHELLARTDSDRAAETRRAVRLLVPLTPNGPRSVGATLSAAPGAVLSSPAAGGPDLAETLVHEIHHGKLATLHEAVPLYRPGRAALHRVGWRPDPRPVAGVFQGAYAHLALADLWRRTATATQVPAPWRTHAGQQFDDIHDQVGEALAILLESDELTNEGREFARQMAGHHASLGAAPRASG, encoded by the coding sequence ATGAGGCTTCCCCCGCCGTCCTCCGCCGTACTCGGCGCACTCGCCCGCACTCGGCCCGCATCGGAGGGGACCGCGCTGCTGCGCTCCGCCCTGCGCGCCCGCCGCCTGGTGCTCCTCAAGTCCCTGCTGGTCCGTGCCCGGCGGGACCGCGACGCCGTCGACCCCACCGTCCTCCGCCGGTTCGAGACGTCCTGGCATCTGCTCGAACAGACCGAGCGGCGCCACCCCGGCGTCGTCCGGGACCTGCTCGACTACCCCACGACCGGCGTGTGGCTGGCCGTGGCGCTCGCCGGACCGACCGGTCCCGCCTTCGACCGGCACCTCGACCGGCTGGAGGTCCTCGCCGTGACCGGCGCGCTCCGTGCGGGTCGCCCCCTCGACCTGGCCGTCGAGGCACCGGACGGCCTGCTCTCGCTGCCCGGCGTGGGGCGCCTGCGGCTGCCGAGCGCGGGCCCGGTCCGCATCCGGGCGCGGTCCCGCGTGGTCCGGCTGCACGCCGAGGGCGGAAGCCCGGCCGCCCCCACCGTCCTGCTCCTCACCGACCGCCGCGCCGGCACCCTCGTCGGGCGCGGTCCCGCCTGGACCGGGCTGCCCCTGCTGCCCGGGTCCACCGCGCGCCTGGACGACCTGGACCCCTACCGGGTGCCGCCCGGCGGATTCGGCGACCCGCTCCGCAGGGCGGCCGACCACACCGACACCGACCGGCCCGGCTGGGTGGCCCACTGGCGGGACGCCCACGAACTGCTCGCGCGGACGGACAGCGACCGGGCGGCCGAGACCCGCCGGGCCGTACGCCTCCTCGTCCCGCTCACCCCGAACGGACCGCGGTCCGTCGGCGCCACCCTGAGCGCCGCACCCGGCGCCGTACTGTCCTCCCCGGCCGCCGGGGGGCCCGATCTGGCGGAGACCCTGGTGCACGAGATCCACCACGGCAAACTCGCCACCCTGCACGAAGCCGTCCCGCTGTACCGGCCCGGGCGGGCCGCCCTGCACCGGGTCGGCTGGCGTCCCGATCCGCGCCCGGTCGCCGGGGTGTTCCAGGGCGCCTACGCGCACCTGGCCCTGGCCGACCTCTGGCGCCGCACCGCGACCGCCACACAGGTGCCGGCGCCCTGGCGCACCCATGCCGGGCAGCAGTTCGACGATATCCACGATCAGGTGGGCGAGGCATTGGCGATCCTGCTTGAATCCGATGAACTGACCAATGAGGGAAGGGAGTTCGCCCGACAAATGGCGGGGCACCACGCGAGCCTCGGCGCGGCCCCCAGGGCCTCTGGGTGA